The following are from one region of the Salvia hispanica cultivar TCC Black 2014 chromosome 1, UniMelb_Shisp_WGS_1.0, whole genome shotgun sequence genome:
- the LOC125219214 gene encoding ATP-dependent RNA helicase DEAH11, chloroplastic-like has protein sequence MYQSNASPSAARRQHWRSQFPSNNYDRPPPRPNFIVQLCPGHKRADAEAVVRKLKFQPQRSDFVVSNSISASLDYEQWCETLAMMVQLWGMKLEDKGFGFVPHLVSNIDLPSDRLELNDRLKVLFLEKLKGLKEGVLVDKWMKKLATLEAEMKRISSILMGKASLRVFNELHEKSEVLVGETTFISNRIEEFKSGIRSIEEYLEDGEKEERDFQLLPFGRGKIEWGRIYMLMMRECRRLDDGLPIYAHRQEIMKHIYCQQVTVLIGETGSGKSTQLVQFLADSGICGDGAIICTQPRKLAAITLAERVKEESFGCYDDTSVVYHPSYSSLQEFESNVVFATDHCLLQHYISDNQLSMISCIVVDEAHERSLNTDLLLALIKTLLCQRPCLRLIIMSATVDADRFSDYFFGCRTLHVAGRNFPVVVKYESCHSQVSSVSKLMPSYVHDVLNTVVKINRSEREGTILAFLTSQSEVEWACENFQASYAVALPLHGKLSYEEQHKVFLTYPGKRKVIFSTNVAETSLTIPGVKYVVDSGMAKESMYEPATGMNILKVGRISQSSAKQRAGRAGRTEPGTCYRLYSEDDFKSMLPHQEPEIRKVHLGVAILKIIALGVKDLQEFDFVDAPSASSIDMAVRNLVQLGAVVLKNDAYELTTEGKHIVKLGIEPRLGKIILQSFHQRLGKEGLVLAAVMANSSSIFCRVGTVDAKLKSDCLKVRFCHPSGDLFTFLCVYREWEAVPREKRNTWCWENSINAKTLRRCQDTVIELEACLKNELNIIVPHYWYWDPHIHGEPEKSLKNVILSSLPGNVAMYSGHDQLGYEVALTKKHVPLHPTCSLFNFGQRPTWVIFSEILSVSKEYLACVTACDFDYFSTLSPSLPFDFLAMNSQRLHKRVLSGFGSVQLKRFCGKFNSNVRFLESKIRESCADERIGVVVDVDRNEVLVYASSQHIEKVMSLVVEALEYEMKLLQNECIEEFMYGPKALNSVALFGAGAEIKHLELEKRCLSVDIYHSNVSALDRKELLLYLESFTSGLVCSVSRFLVSGQENEDKDKWGRVTFLTPDAAEKATALNEVGFSGGLLRVVPSIKNHDSDLRMMSSNRIKAKISWPRRRSKGIAFVKCNPDDVEAMVNDLSNLVIGDTRVWCRPSAKFRDSIKLTGLDRELSQEDIRPVVRASTSRQITDFFLLLENANDDLLPPPPACEDAILREISPFMPRRNQGAPVNVKVFPPEAKDSIMRAQIDFDGNLYLEAARALEHIDQKVLPGCGSWQKIVCRPLFDGSVYCPPSVYHVVENEFHHFLRRLQRDPRYQGVEWYLEKTNNGGYRVKISATATKLVFELKKSLSELVGGTIIHHPDITPAVLQILFSRDGVMLMKSVERGTGTHIYFDKQKMSLRVYGPPEKMEYAQQSLVKGLLTLYDSRQLEIQLRDGVFPPDMMKRVVERFGPDLNGLRDRVPEVELSLNARRHTISIVGNKALMQEVERLLHDLAHSSELQSPENDYDSIFCLCEVEPCDSQMLEDCHHKVCKSFLVRQFESVIQSGGRFPLHCCKEDCKAKITVADLRSLLCKEKLDELFKVSLGAYVEASRGGLKFCPSADCPSVYRVADPSGAAAAFRCGVCFMETCTKCHIEYHPLLSCEKYRELKGDPEASLKEWCMGKDNVKKCPGCGFTVEKVDGCNHVTCRCGRHVCWLCLDSFNSAEDCSSHISSRHPNMLFDHVL, from the exons ATGTACCAATCCAACGCCTCGCCTTCTGCCGCCCGCCGTCAGCACTGGAGATCACAGTTCCCTTCCAACAACTATGATCGCCCACCGCCCCGGCCCAATTTCATCGTCCAGCTATGCCCCGGGCATAAGCGGGCCGACGCGGAAGCTGTAGTTCGCAAACTGAAATTCCAGCCGCAGAGATCGGATTTCGTCGTGTCGAATTCCATCTCCGCGTCACTCGATTACGAGCAATGGTGCGAGACTCTGGCGATGATGGTTCAGCTGTGGGGGATGAAATTGGAAGATAAGGGGTTTGGCTTTGTGCCCCACCTTGTTTCGAACATCGACCTTCCGTCGGATAGGCTGGAATTGAACGATCGGCTGAAGGTGTTGTTTCTCGAGAAATTGAAGGGATTGAAGGAGGGTGTGTTGGTGGACAAGTGGATGAAGAAGTTGGCTACTCTGGAAGCTGAAATGAAAAGGATTTCTAGCATCTTGATGGGTAAGGCAAGCTTGCGGGTATTCAATGAGTTGCATGAGAAAAGCGAGGTTTTGGTGGGTGAGACTACCTTTATCTCCAACAGGATTGAGGAATTCAAAAGTGGCATTAGGTCTATTGAAGAGTATTTGGAGGATGGGGAAAAGGAGGAACGCGATTTCCAACTTCTACCATTTGGACGCGGAAAGATTGAATGGGGAAGGatttatatgttgatgatgaGGGAATGCAGGAGGCTTGACGACGGACTGCCTATTTATGCCCATCGGCAGGAGATCATGAAGCATATATACTGCCAACAG GTCACAGTACTTATAGGTGAGACTGGTTCAGGAAAGAGCACGCAGTTGGTTCAGTTTCTTGCTGATTCTGGAATATGTGGCGACGGTGCCATTATTTGTACGCAGCCACGAAAACTTGCTGCAATCACATTGGCCGAGAGGGTGAAAGAGGAAAGTTTTGGCTGCTACGATGATACTTCAGTTGTGTATCACCCGTCATATTCATCGCTTCAGGAGTTTGAGTCCAACGTGGTGTTTGCAACCGATCACTGCCTGTTGCAGCACTACATAAGCGACAATCAACTATCCATGATATCTTGCATTGTTGTTGACGAGGCTCATGAAAGGAGCTTGAACACAGATCTCCTTCTGGCTTTGATCAAGACTTTACTCTGTCAGAGGCCCTGTCTCAGGCTTATCATCATGTCTGCTACTGTGGATGCAGACCGATTTTcggattatttttttggttgtaGGACCTTGCATGTGGCTGGGAGAAACTTCCCCGTTGTTGTTAAATATGAATCCTGCCATTCTCAAGTGTCTTCAGTTTCGAAATTAATGCCGTCGTACGTACATGATGTTCTAAATACAGTAGTGAAGATCAACAGAAGTGAGAGGGAAGGCACCATTCTTGCATTCTTGACGTCACAGAGTGAAGTAGAATGGGCTTGTGAGAATTTTCAAGCTTCGTATGCTGTAGCATTGCCCTTACATGGAAAACTTTCATATGAAGAACAACATAAAGTGTTTCTAACCTATCCAGGTAAAAGAAAAGTTATATTTTCCACCAATGTTGCTGAGACATCGTTGACAATTCCCGGCGTCAAGTATGTGGTTGACTCTGGAATGGCAAAAGAGAGCATGTATGAACCTGCTACAGGCATGAATATTCTCAAGGTTGGCAGAATCAGTCAGAGCTCTGCTAAACAACGAGCTGGTCGTGCTGGGAGAACAGAACCTGGGACATGCTATAGACTCTACTCAGAAGATGATTTTAAATCAATGCTGCCACACCAGGAACCAGAAATTCGCAAGGTACATCTTGGCGTagcaattttgaaaattatagcATTGGGTGTGAAGGATCTGCAGGAGTTTGACTTTGTTGATGCACCTAGTGCCAGTTCCATAGATATGGCTGTCAGAAATCTTGTTCAGCTAGGAGCAGTTGTGCTGAAAAACGATGCGTATGAGTTAACAACTGAAGGGAAACACATAGTCAAGTTGGGTATTGAGCCTCGGCTtggtaaaataattttacaatcCTTCCACCAGCGGTTGGGTAAAGAGGGTCTTGTTCTTGCTGCAGTAATGGCAAATTCTAGTAGCATATTTTGCAGAGTCGGTACGGTGGATGCTAAGTTGAAATCTGATTGCTTGAAAGTGAGGTTTTGCCATCCTAGCGGTGATCTCTTCACATTTCTTTGTGTTTACCGAGAGTGGGAAGCTGTGCCACGTGAAAAGAGAAACACTTGGTGTTGGGAAAATAGCATTAATGCAAAGACATTGAGGAGATGCCAAGACACTGTTATAGAACTGGAAGCTTGccttaaaaatgaattgaatatCATTGTGCCGCACTATTGGTATTGGGATCCCCATATACATGGAGAGCCTgaaaaaagtttgaaaaatgTAATACTCTCTTCCTTGCCTGGAAATGTGGCTATGTACTCTGGCCACGATCAACTTGGTTATGAAGTGGCACTAACAAAGAAACATGTGCCGTTGCATCCTACGTGTTCTTTGTTCAACTTCGGCCAGAGGCCAACCTGGGTGATTTTCTCAGAAATATTATCTGTGTCAAAGGAGTATTTGGCATGTGTTACAGCAtgtgattttgattatttttcgACCCTGTCTCCTTCTCTACCATTTGATTTCCTGGCAATGAACAGTCAACGGTTGCACAAGAGGGTTCTATCAGGGTTTGGAAGTGTTCAGTTAAAAAGGTTTTGTGGGAAATTTAATAGCAATGTGCGCTTTCTTGAATCAAAAATAAGAGAGTCCTGTGCTGATGAAAGGATTGGTGTTGTAGTTGATGTTGACCGGAATGAGGTGCTTGTGTATGCTTCTTCACAGCATATTGAGAAAGTGATGAGTTTAGTTGTAGAAGCATTGGAGTATGAAATGAAGCTATTGCAGAATGAGTGTATTGAGGAATTTATGTATGGCCCCAAGGCCTTAAACTCCGTCGCTCTCTTTGGAGCTGGCGCTGAGATAAAACATCTGGAACTTGAGAAGAGATGTCTGTCTGTTGACATATATCATTCTAATGTTAGCGCACTTGATCGGAAAGAGCTTCTACTCTATCTTGAGAGTTTCACTTCAGGTCTTGTTTGCTCTGTTAGCAGGTTCTTGGTCTCTGGTCAGGAAAACGAAGACAAGGACAAGTGGGGAAGGGTAACATTTTTGACACCTGATGCTGCAGAGAAGGCTACTGCGTTGAATGAGGTTGGATTTAGTGGTGGTTTGTTAAGGGTCGTTCCTTCTATAAAAAATCATGACAGTGATCTCAGAATGATGTCGTCCAACCGTATTAAAGCCAAAATCTCGTGGCCTCGTCGGCGCAGCAAAGGGATTGCATTTGTGAAATGCAATCCGGATGATGTTGAGGCAATGGTCAATGATCTCTCCAATCTAGTTATTGGTGACACGCGTGTTTGGTGTAGACCAAGTGCCAAGTTTCGAGACAGCATAAAACTTACTGGGCTTGACAGGGAGCTTTCTCAAGAAGATATACGTCCTGTCGTAAGAGCTTCAACAAGTAGGCAAATCACGGACTTCTTTCTACTGCTAGAGAATGCAAATGATGATCTTCTACCACCACCACCGGCTTGTGAGGATGCCATTTTGCGTGAAATTTCTCCCTTCATGCCTAGAAGGAATCAGGGTGCCCCTGTTAATGTTAAGGTATTTCCACCAGAAGCAAAGGACAGTATCATGAGAGCccaaattgattttgatggaaatttatatttggagGCAGCTAGGGCCCTGGAGCATATTGATCAAAAAGTACTACCTGGATGTGGCTCGTGGCAAAAAATTGTATGTCGTCCACTATTTGATGGCTCTGTGTATTGCCCTCCCTCTGTATATCATGTTGTCGAGAATGAGTTTCATCATTTCCTCAGAAGGCTTCAGCGCGATCCGCGTTATCAAG GTGTAGAATGGTATCTGGAGAAAACCAATAACGGTGGCTACCGAGTAAAGATATCTGCTACCGCCACTAAACTTGTTTTCGAGTTGAAAAAGTCTCTGTCGGAGCTCGTTGGAGGGACAATTATACATCATCCGGATATAACCCCGGCTGTTCTTCAGATTCTTTTTTCGCGGGATGGGGTTATGCTTATGAAATCCGTTGAGCGAGGGACTGGAACGCATATATACTTCGATAAGCagaaaatgagtttgagaGTCTATGGTCCTCCAGAAAAGATGGAGTATGCACAACAGAGCTTAGTCAAAGGTCTCCTAACCCTATATGACAGTAGGCAACTCGAGATTCAACTTCGTGATGGAGTCTTCCCTCCTGATATGATGAAGAGAGTTGTTGAGCGTTTTGGGCCGGATCTTAATGGACTTAGAGATAGAGTGCCAGAGGTTGAGCTGTCTTTAAATGCAAGACGTCACACTATATCTATCGTAGGTAACAAAGCATTGATGCAAGAAGTCGAAAGATTACTGCACGATCTTGCACATTCGAGTGAGTTGCAAAGTCCGGAGAATGATTATGATAGTATCTTTTGTCTATGTGAAGTGGAGCCGTGTGATTCTCAGATGCTTGAGGACTGCCATCACAAAGTCTGCAAGTCATTTTTGGTGAGGCAGTTTGAATCTGTTATCCAAAGTGGCGGACGTTTCCCGTTACACTGTTGTAAAGAGGATTGCAAGGCTAAAATCACGGTTGCTGATTTGAGGTCTTTGTTGTGTAAAGAGAAACTTGATGAACTTTTCAAGGTTTCGTTGGGTGCGTATGTGGAAGCGAGTCGAGGTGGTTTGAAGTTTTGCCCGTCGGCCGACTGTCCATCAGTCTACAGAGTAGCGGATCCCAGTGGGGCCGCTGCAGCCTTCAGATGCGGGGTGTGCTTCATGGAGACGTGTACGAAGTGCCACATTGAATACCACCCGCTCCTGTCCTGTGAGAAGTATCGCGAGTTGAAAGGTGATCCCGAGGCATCGCTCAAGGAGTGGTGCATGGGGAAAGATAACGTGAAGAAGTGCCCAGGGTGTGGGTTCACGGTTGAGAAGGTGGACGGGTGCAACCACGTTACTTGTAGGTGCGGGAGACATGTTTGCTGGTTATGCTTGGATTCGTTCAACAGTGCCGAAGACTGCAGCAGCCATATCAGCTCTAGACACCCAAACATGTTGTTCGATCATgtattatga
- the LOC125186539 gene encoding putative disease resistance protein RGA3, translating into MEGEAAAAALQVLVQNLVDHTKKEFSLVRGLNKEAAKLTKRLGTLQEFLNDAEKRTIPGGAVKSWLKKLEDVAFDADNVLDEFNYRLLSKKNKPMKQKVLSCFSSSCVNISRSRSMALRIQEIDENLESINKEATELGLKETLATNVPTLATFETDSFTLDPIFIGRDDVVSEIVEILTTSIKSDERLISILAIVGMGGLGKTTLTRKVFHLLKEKNLFGSHIWVHVSQIFDPIVLFNKILKALTSPNQVEIGSREGVLEKLQQVLKDKTYFLILDDVWNEDRPTWDCFINSLLGVSSIKGNVIVVTTRSMEVASTVSAIHIHKLEGLSKDDCWSIIKERTFGKEKVPLRFEAIGTEIAQKCQGLPLAASVVGGVLRDKKSEEKWRSIKENWLSSSEGDYITKILKLSFDNLSLPSLKKCFAYCSIFPKGRRIERQKLIEYWMAEGFLVADGSSDMESMGDKFINVLTQKSLLQTGERDPYVNVENCVMHDLVHDLASSVLAGSHNADGINPVRYMFFEEKSSDVLKQTAKYLRTLLSIDNICGNMFSDFKCLHILTFGSYEGNELPSSIMKLIHLRVLDIEHSRIIDLPDWIGKLVHLQTLRTDNYFTRKLPITLKYLTNLRHLYIGPDAQLPGEIGRLTSLQTLEYFQVGDKDGWKIEELGSLNGLKGYLQISKLEKVTNKEETEKASLLDKSKLLNLCLRWDQTRKDETTNDENVLDGLQPHPNLKRLWIEGFKGKRFPSWTQKMEVEKVRQTSCVPLNNLIEVGLYNCFECEEIPIFGQLPNLMTLRLEGLWNVKSISSSFYGLEKRETCIVFPSLKKLELRWMIELAEWAEVESEGASGIKVFPKLQYLKIELCPKLKGLPNGTCNLNLKELIIYRCLNLKGLPNGICTLNSLKTLQVGDCPNLEWLVEDIGVQQSQGSLECLMISECSALQYFPCEIIGSSLHKLLLENISNLKNLPGIIGCLPKSPHLKFLKIVGIPQFMTTCFVEIPPSFSSLEMLELDASMGGSMESVDALLQACRSSSHSLTSLTLKGIQGGWENLVESLQHLTALKCLELETIGMEKLPKWLSSVNESRQHQFHKGFHLKINGEDICEFCWILYTIGRTTYIAEFG; encoded by the exons ATGGAAGGAGAAGCTGCCGCTGCCGCCCTTCAAGTTCTTGTTCAAAACCTCGTCGACCACACCAAGAAAGAGTTCTCACTTGTTCGAGGTCTCAACAAAGAAGCAGCAAAACTGACTAAGCGTTTGGGTACCCTCCAGGAGTTCTTGAACGATGCAGAGAAGCGTACCATTCCCGGTGGGGCTGTCAAAAGCTGGCTCAAGAAGCTTGAAGACGTGGCTTTCGATGCTGACAATGTTTTAGACGAGTTCAACTATCGTCTCctttccaaaaaaaacaagCCCATGAAACAAAAGGTACTATCATGCTTCTCATCATCATGCGTTAATATTTCACGTTCCCGAAGCATGGCTCTTAGAATCCAAGAAATCGATGAGAATTTGGAGTCCATTAACAAAGAGGCTACCGAGCTTGGACTCAAAGAGACGCTTGCCACCAATGTACCAACTTTGGCTACCTTTGAAACTGACTCATTCACTCTTGAtccaatttttattggaaGAGATGATGTGGTGTCAGAAATAGTTGAGATTCTTACAACTAGTATCAAATCTGATGAACGTTTAATTTCTATCCTTGCCATTGTGGGAATGGGAGGATTGGGGAAGACTACTTTGACTAGGAAAGTCTTTCATCttctaaaagaaaagaatCTGTTTGGATCACATATTTGGGTGCatgtttctcaaatttttgatCCAATTGTTCTTTTCAACAAAATCCTCAAAGCACTGACTTCTCCGAATCAAGTTGAAATTGGAAGTAGGGAAGGTGTTCTTGAAAAGCTTCAACAAGTTTTGAAAGATAAaacttattttcttattcttgACGATGTTTGGAATGAAGATCGTCCGACATGGGATTGTTTTATCAATTCCTTGTTGGGCGTTAGTTCTATTAAGGGAAATGTCATTGTTGTTACCACCAGAAGTATGGAGGTTGCTTCAACTGTGAGTGCAATTCATATACATAAGCTTGAAGGATTATCAAAAGATGATTGTTGGTCGATAATCAAAGAAAGAACCTTTGGAAAAGAGAAAGTTCCTTTAAGATTTGAGGCCATTGGGACAGAAATTGCACAAAAATGTCAAGGTTTGCCATTAGCTGCCAGCGTAGTCGGTGGAGTACTACGCGATAAAAAATCTGAAGAAAAATGGCGCTCGATCAAAGAGAATTGGCTTTCAAGCAGCGAAGGAGATTATATCACAAAGATATTGAAGTTGAGCTTTGATAATTTGTCTCTACCATCACTTAAGAAGTGTTTTGCATACTGTTCGATTTTTCCTAAAGGTCGCAGAATCGAAAGGCAGAAATTGATCGAGTATTGGATGGCAGAAGGATTTCTTGTAGCTGATGGAAGCAGTGACATGGAATCTATGGGAGACAAATTTATCAATGTTCTTACACAGAAATCATTACTGCAAACTGGAGAAAGAGATCCTTATGTTAATGTGGAAAATTGTGTGATGCATGATCTTGTGCATGATCTTGCATCTTCTGTTTTAGCCGGTTCTCATAATGCAGATGGCATAAACCCAGTTCGATACATGttttttgaagaaaagtcAAGTGATGTTCTAAAACAAACTGCAAAATATTTGCGCACTCTATTGTCCATTGATAATATCTGTGGTAACATGTTCTCAGACTTCAAATGTCTTCATATTTTAACTTTTGGAAGTTATGAAGGTAATGAGTTGCCTAGTTCAATCATGAAGTTAATACACTTGAGAGTTCTTGATATTGAACACTCAAGAATTATTGATCTTCCGGATTGGATTGGTAAGCTGGTTCACTTGCAAACATTGAGAACTGATAATTATTTCACAAGGAAACTTCCAATTACGTTGAAGTACTTGACTAACTTAAGGCATCTTTATATTGGGCCTGATGCACAGTTGCCTGGCGAGATTGGGAGATTAACTTCTCTCCAAACACTGGAGTATTTTCAAGTTGGCGACAAAGATGGATGGAAAATCGAAGAGCTTGGAAGTTTGAATGGTCTCAAAGGATATTTGCAAATTTCAAAGCTTGAAAAGGTTACTAACAAGGAAGAGACTGAGAAAGCAAGTCTACTTGACAAgtcaaaattattgaatttgtgTTTGAGATGGGATCAAACTAGAAAGGATGAAACTACAAATGATGAGAATGTGTTAGATGGCCTTCAACCCCACCCAAATTTGAAGAGGTTATGGATTGAAGGATTCAAGGGAAAAAGATTTCCATCATGGACTCAAAAGATGGAAGTTGAAAAAGTGCGTCAAACCTCTTGTGTACCACTTAACAATTTGATTGAGGTGGGTCTCTATAACTGCTTTGAATGTGAAGAAATCCCAATATTTGGGCAGTTGCCAAATCTCATGACTCTCCGATTGGAAGGACTGTGGAATGTGAAGTCCATAAGTTCTTCGTTCTATGGATTAGAGAAACGGGAGACGTGCATTGTTTTTCCATCTCTCAAAAAACTCGAATTGAGATGGATGATTGAGCTAGCAGAGTGGGCAGAAGTAGAATCAGAGGGTGCAAGTGGCATCAAGGTATTTCCTAAACTCCAATACTTGAAGATAGAGTTGTGCCCCAAATTGAAAGGATTGCCAAATGGTACATGCAACCTCAATTTGAAAGAGTTGATTATATACCGGTGCCTCAATTTGAAAGGATTACCAAATGGTATATGCACCCTCAATTCTTTGAAGACCTTGCAAGTAGGAGATTGTCCAAATTTGGAATGGTTAGTAGAAGATATTGGCGTACAACAATCACAAGGAAGCCTCGAATGCTTGATGATTAGTGAATGCAGTGCTCTGCAGTATTTTCCATGTGAAATAATAGGATCCTCACTCCACAAACTGCTATTGGAGAATATAAGTAACCTAAAGAATCTACCTGGAATAATTGGGTGCCTCCCAAAATCACCCCatctaaaatttttgaaaattgttgGTATTCCTCAATTCATGACCACCTGTTTTGTTGAGATCCCACCTTCTTTCAGTAGCTTGGAAATGTTAGAATTAGATGCAAGTATGGGGGGATCAATGGAGAGTGTCGATGCCTTATTGCAAGCATGCAGAAGCAGCTCCCACTCACTTACAAGTTTAACATTGAAAGGGATCCAAGGTGGTTGGGAAAATCTGGTGGAATCACTTCAACATCTTACTGCTCTTAAATGTTTAGAGTTGGAGACTATTGGAATGGAAAAGTTACCTAAATGGTTAAGTAGTGTGAATGAAAGTCGGCAGCACCAATTTCACAAAGGTTTCCATTTAAAGATTAACGGAGAAGACATATGTGAGTTTTGCTGGATATT ATATACCATTGGCAGAACTACGTACATTGCTGAATTCGGGTAA